One segment of Trichlorobacter ammonificans DNA contains the following:
- the rpoH gene encoding RNA polymerase sigma factor RpoH, with protein sequence MYPHVPALSDSLTRYLTDIRKFSLLDEQEEQRLAIRFYEENDLEAAQTLVTSNLRFVVKIAAEYRNYGMKMLDLIQEGNVGLMIAVKKFNPYRGFRLISYAVWWIRAQIQNYIVSAWSLLKIGTTQAQRKLFFKLKQTRNALARLSDGEEDSAIMAHSLDVSELELQEMEQRMLGEVSLDAERYEGDGATLLDSLVDDRPNQEAQLADLEQQTMLQRQVAHAMNGLNEKERYVVEKRIVADEPATLQEIANHFAISRERVRQIEENALRKMKALLQPALLAAAT encoded by the coding sequence ATGTATCCCCATGTCCCGGCACTTTCCGATAGCCTGACCCGCTACCTGACCGACATACGAAAATTTTCCCTGCTGGACGAACAGGAGGAACAGCGCCTCGCCATCCGTTTCTACGAGGAGAACGACCTTGAGGCGGCCCAGACCCTGGTGACTTCGAACCTTCGTTTCGTGGTGAAGATTGCTGCCGAATACCGCAACTACGGCATGAAGATGCTGGACCTGATCCAAGAGGGAAATGTCGGCCTGATGATTGCGGTCAAGAAGTTCAACCCCTACCGCGGCTTCCGGCTCATCTCCTACGCCGTCTGGTGGATTCGCGCCCAGATTCAGAACTACATCGTCTCGGCCTGGAGCCTGCTGAAGATCGGCACCACCCAGGCCCAGCGCAAGCTCTTTTTCAAGCTCAAGCAGACCAGAAACGCTCTGGCCCGACTCTCCGACGGCGAGGAGGACAGCGCGATCATGGCGCACTCCCTGGATGTGTCCGAGTTGGAACTGCAGGAGATGGAACAGCGCATGCTCGGCGAAGTGTCACTCGATGCCGAACGGTATGAGGGTGACGGCGCCACGCTGCTGGACTCTCTGGTCGATGATCGCCCGAACCAGGAGGCGCAGCTGGCCGACCTGGAGCAGCAGACGATGCTGCAGCGACAGGTCGCCCACGCCATGAACGGCCTGAACGAAAAGGAGCGTTATGTCGTGGAAAAGCGGATCGTTGCCGATGAACCGGCGACGCTGCAGGAAATTGCCAACCACTTTGCCATTTCGCGGGAGCGGGTACGCCAGATCGAGGAAAACGCCCTCAGAAAGATGAAAGCCCTGCTCCAGCCAGCCCTGCTCGCTGCAGCAACCTGA
- a CDS encoding HDOD domain-containing protein, translated as MDTLTMMETARRMVASIDDLPTIPAVATQVMQLLDAPDVDVDKVADLMLSDQVMTARVMKMVNSPVYKPAQEITSLKRALVYLGVRHIKEMALTSSFINAFEGASGVIAISTFWEHSFGVGMVSKVIAEKIRYHDVEKAYLAGIIHDIGEVVLSNYYAEQFAGALKTIQEHPVRLIDAEYETFGTTHSEIGFCMAEKWNFPEAYREVILHHHTPREATADPVLCSIVNLADLFCSVRELYYGNNAWASFNLSEEVGWKILKEQSPTLAHLDVERFCYELDDAVPAVRELVTSIFAQQ; from the coding sequence ATGGACACACTCACGATGATGGAAACGGCACGCCGGATGGTGGCCAGTATCGATGATCTTCCTACGATTCCGGCGGTGGCCACGCAGGTCATGCAGCTGCTTGACGCCCCCGACGTCGATGTGGACAAGGTGGCGGACCTGATGCTGTCGGACCAGGTCATGACCGCGCGGGTCATGAAAATGGTTAACTCGCCCGTTTACAAGCCGGCACAGGAAATTACCTCCCTGAAGCGGGCATTGGTGTACCTGGGGGTTCGGCACATCAAGGAGATGGCACTCACCTCGTCCTTCATCAATGCTTTTGAAGGAGCGTCCGGCGTCATCGCCATTAGTACCTTCTGGGAGCATTCCTTCGGCGTCGGCATGGTGTCCAAGGTGATTGCCGAAAAAATCAGGTATCACGATGTCGAAAAAGCTTATCTTGCCGGCATCATTCATGATATTGGTGAGGTAGTGCTCAGCAATTACTATGCGGAGCAGTTTGCCGGCGCACTGAAAACCATTCAGGAGCATCCGGTTCGTCTGATCGATGCTGAATATGAAACCTTTGGCACCACCCATTCGGAGATCGGTTTCTGCATGGCTGAAAAGTGGAACTTTCCCGAGGCGTACCGCGAGGTGATCCTGCATCATCATACCCCGCGCGAGGCCACGGCTGATCCGGTGCTCTGTTCCATCGTCAACCTGGCAGACCTGTTTTGCTCTGTTCGCGAGCTGTACTACGGCAACAATGCCTGGGCCAGTTTCAATCTTTCCGAGGAGGTAGGCTGGAAGATTCTCAAGGAGCAGTCGCCCACCTTGGCCCATCTTGACGTCGAGCGTTTCTGTTATGAACTCGACGATGCCGTTCCCGCAGTCAGGGAGCTGGTGACTTCGATTTTTGCACAGCAATAA
- the msrA gene encoding peptide-methionine (S)-S-oxide reductase MsrA, whose protein sequence is MNEQRATFAAGCFWGVEESFRDVPGVVATRVGYTGGRTEQPTYRQVCGDGTGHAEAVEVTFDADRISYEQLLALFWECHDPTQLNRQGPDIGSQYRSAIFVHTDEQRRLAEESRERLAMSGRYRRSIVTEIVPAGIFWEAEEYHQQYHRKHGGGCGF, encoded by the coding sequence ATGAACGAGCAGCGTGCTACCTTTGCGGCCGGATGCTTCTGGGGAGTCGAGGAGAGCTTCAGGGATGTTCCCGGCGTGGTCGCCACCAGGGTGGGCTACACCGGTGGCCGGACGGAGCAGCCCACTTACCGGCAGGTCTGCGGCGACGGCACCGGCCATGCTGAAGCCGTGGAGGTTACGTTCGACGCCGATCGGATCAGCTATGAACAGTTGCTGGCGCTTTTCTGGGAGTGTCACGATCCGACCCAGTTGAACCGACAGGGTCCCGACATCGGCAGTCAGTACCGTTCGGCCATTTTCGTGCATACCGATGAACAGCGACGCCTGGCGGAGGAGTCCCGCGAACGGCTCGCCATGTCCGGCCGCTACCGCCGTTCCATCGTGACCGAAATCGTGCCTGCCGGGATTTTCTGGGAGGCCGAGGAGTACCATCAGCAGTACCACCGCAAACATGGCGGAGGCTGCGGGTTTTGA
- the ruvC gene encoding crossover junction endodeoxyribonuclease RuvC produces MRVLGIDPGSRITGYGIVEQQGSRLLHVDNGAIFTDRASDFPERLRLIFEGLSRVIVEYRPEAVAVEDVYVSDNVRTALKLGQARGAAIVAAVHAAVPVFEYTASQVKQAVVGQGRAGKEQVQKMVKALLGLPEIAQADASDAVAVAICHLNSYRLRRQAGPAVVASRRASSWRNYTP; encoded by the coding sequence ATGCGTGTGCTCGGTATTGATCCCGGTTCGCGGATAACCGGTTACGGCATTGTGGAACAGCAGGGGAGCCGGCTGCTCCACGTCGACAACGGTGCCATCTTCACCGATCGGGCCTCCGACTTCCCTGAACGTCTGCGGCTGATTTTTGAGGGACTGAGCCGGGTGATCGTCGAGTACCGGCCGGAGGCGGTGGCGGTGGAGGATGTCTATGTCTCCGATAACGTCAGGACCGCTCTGAAGCTCGGTCAGGCCCGCGGTGCGGCCATTGTCGCCGCGGTCCATGCGGCGGTGCCGGTGTTCGAATACACCGCCTCCCAGGTCAAGCAGGCAGTGGTAGGGCAGGGCAGGGCGGGCAAGGAGCAGGTCCAGAAGATGGTAAAGGCGCTGCTGGGGTTGCCGGAGATCGCCCAGGCCGACGCCTCCGATGCCGTGGCCGTGGCCATTTGCCACCTCAATTCGTACCGCCTGCGCCGGCAGGCCGGCCCCGCGGTGGTCGCATCCCGCCGCGCCAGTTCCTGGAGAAACTATACGCCATGA
- a CDS encoding YebC/PmpR family DNA-binding transcriptional regulator gives MSGHNKWSTIKHKKGAADAKRGKIFTKLIKEISIAAKLGGGDPAANPRLRTAIDKAKSENMPKDNIERAIKKGTGGMEGVTYEEIVYEGYGPGGVAVLVEVMTDNRNRSVSEVRSIFTKCNGNMGESGCVAWMFDKKGLITYDRSVDFEQLFEAALELGAEDVTEEDEQFEVTTEPARFIEVREALEAKGFKHQNAEVTMIPQTLVKLEGKQAESMLRLMERLEDNDDVQNVYANFDISSDEMEKMM, from the coding sequence ATGTCGGGCCATAATAAATGGAGCACCATCAAGCACAAGAAAGGTGCTGCGGACGCCAAGCGGGGCAAGATTTTCACCAAGCTGATCAAGGAGATTTCCATAGCCGCCAAGCTGGGAGGGGGCGATCCTGCGGCCAACCCCCGCCTGCGGACGGCGATCGATAAGGCGAAAAGCGAGAACATGCCCAAGGACAACATCGAGCGGGCCATCAAGAAAGGTACCGGCGGCATGGAGGGGGTCACCTACGAGGAGATCGTCTACGAGGGGTACGGACCCGGCGGTGTGGCGGTACTGGTGGAGGTGATGACTGACAATCGCAACCGTTCCGTGTCCGAGGTGCGCAGCATCTTCACCAAGTGCAACGGCAACATGGGTGAATCGGGCTGCGTTGCCTGGATGTTTGACAAGAAGGGGTTGATCACCTACGACCGGTCGGTGGATTTTGAGCAGCTCTTCGAGGCGGCCCTTGAGCTGGGAGCGGAGGATGTGACCGAAGAGGATGAGCAGTTCGAGGTGACCACCGAGCCGGCCCGCTTCATCGAAGTGCGTGAAGCTCTTGAAGCCAAAGGCTTCAAGCATCAGAACGCAGAAGTCACCATGATTCCCCAGACCCTGGTCAAGCTGGAGGGGAAGCAGGCGGAGAGCATGTTGCGTTTGATGGAGCGGCTTGAAGACAACGACGACGTTCAGAACGTCTACGCCAACTTCGATATCTCGTCCGACGAAATGGAAAAGATGATGTGA
- a CDS encoding protein-glutamate methylesterase/protein-glutamine glutaminase produces the protein MLSTIAGAKTRVLIVDDSSFMRMAIRGILTKEPSIEVVGTASDGIEGVEKAIALKPDLITMDIEMPRMDGISALKQIMAKAPTKVLMVSTLTNEGAKATFEALDAGAIDYIPKNVTDSNEAQNIFKDELLKKVREATKSRFLRVAPSIAPAGGVGRPTVPTAAPAARSAASRIHGKKINYVGIGASTGGPVALQEVISRIPVNFPYGIVVAIHMPKAFTGPFAERLNAKCSIAVREAKEGDQLKPGTILVAPGGMHTQVVRGSGGLMVRISPTSAYPQYVYIPSVDLLIGSMAEATAGAMLGVVLTGMGNDGFKGMQLLKQKGGVTIVQDEATSTIYGMPKACVDGGVADEVLPLGQIGFEIGKFAG, from the coding sequence ATGCTTTCCACCATAGCAGGCGCGAAAACCAGAGTTCTGATCGTTGACGATTCCTCCTTCATGCGAATGGCTATCAGGGGAATTCTGACCAAGGAACCGTCCATTGAGGTGGTCGGTACGGCCAGTGACGGTATCGAGGGTGTGGAAAAGGCCATTGCCCTGAAGCCGGATTTGATCACTATGGATATCGAAATGCCGCGCATGGACGGCATTTCCGCCCTTAAGCAGATCATGGCTAAGGCACCGACCAAAGTGCTGATGGTTTCCACCCTGACGAACGAGGGGGCCAAGGCCACCTTCGAAGCGTTGGATGCCGGGGCCATCGACTATATTCCCAAGAACGTCACCGATTCCAACGAAGCTCAGAACATTTTCAAGGATGAGCTGCTCAAAAAAGTCCGGGAGGCCACCAAGTCCCGCTTTCTGAGGGTGGCGCCGTCGATCGCACCGGCGGGGGGAGTCGGCCGGCCGACAGTGCCGACAGCCGCTCCCGCGGCGCGTTCGGCTGCCTCGCGCATCCATGGCAAGAAGATCAACTACGTCGGCATCGGCGCGTCAACCGGCGGTCCGGTGGCGCTGCAGGAGGTGATCTCCCGGATTCCGGTTAACTTTCCCTACGGTATCGTGGTGGCGATCCATATGCCCAAGGCCTTTACCGGCCCCTTTGCCGAACGTCTGAACGCCAAGTGCTCCATTGCCGTCAGGGAGGCCAAGGAGGGGGACCAGTTGAAGCCGGGTACCATCCTGGTGGCGCCCGGGGGGATGCACACCCAGGTGGTGCGGGGCAGCGGCGGCCTGATGGTCAGGATTTCTCCCACATCAGCCTATCCGCAGTACGTTTACATTCCCTCGGTGGATCTGCTGATCGGTTCCATGGCCGAGGCCACGGCCGGCGCCATGCTGGGTGTGGTACTGACCGGCATGGGGAATGACGGATTCAAGGGGATGCAGTTGCTCAAGCAGAAGGGAGGGGTCACCATCGTGCAGGACGAGGCGACGTCTACCATCTACGGCATGCCCAAGGCCTGCGTCGACGGCGGCGTGGCCGACGAGGTGCTGCCGCTGGGCCAGATTGGCTTCGAGATCGGCAAGTTTGCGGGATAG
- a CDS encoding CheR family methyltransferase yields the protein MAISDKDFEQLRDFIYNLCGMYFHTTKKYFLESRLTRRMEVTGAKSAMDYYALLKSPRGGEELRFLLDEVTTNETYFFRSVPQLNAVENKFLPEIVETKGKMGFRKLRIWSAGSSSGEEAYTLSMMLLEKRATILKDWIIEIIGTDINETVLAQAREGVYNAYSVRNVPDLYKRKYFKEDAGKFILSPDVKKFVTFNKLNLYEDNKMVFMKSFDFIFCANVLIYFDLASKSKVVQHFYNNLQPYGYFFVGQSESLHGVNDKFKTVHFPGGFGYKK from the coding sequence GTGGCAATATCTGACAAGGACTTCGAACAGCTGCGTGATTTTATCTACAATCTGTGCGGCATGTATTTCCATACCACCAAAAAGTACTTCCTGGAAAGCCGTCTGACCCGCCGTATGGAGGTAACCGGCGCCAAGAGCGCCATGGATTACTATGCCCTGCTCAAGTCGCCGCGTGGCGGGGAGGAGTTGCGTTTCCTGCTGGACGAGGTTACCACCAATGAAACCTATTTCTTCCGCAGCGTACCGCAACTGAACGCCGTCGAGAATAAGTTCCTGCCGGAGATCGTGGAAACCAAGGGCAAGATGGGCTTTCGCAAGTTGCGTATCTGGAGTGCCGGTTCCTCCTCCGGTGAGGAGGCCTACACCTTGTCGATGATGCTTCTGGAGAAGCGGGCCACCATCCTGAAGGATTGGATCATTGAAATCATCGGCACCGACATCAACGAGACCGTGCTGGCCCAGGCCCGCGAGGGGGTCTACAACGCCTACTCCGTCCGTAACGTGCCGGATCTGTACAAGCGCAAGTACTTTAAGGAGGATGCCGGCAAGTTCATCCTCTCCCCCGATGTCAAGAAGTTCGTCACCTTCAACAAGCTGAACCTGTACGAAGATAATAAAATGGTCTTCATGAAGAGCTTCGATTTCATCTTCTGCGCCAACGTGCTGATTTACTTCGATCTGGCCTCCAAGTCAAAGGTGGTTCAGCATTTCTACAACAATCTGCAGCCGTACGGTTACTTTTTCGTCGGCCAGTCCGAGTCGCTGCACGGGGTGAACGACAAGTTCAAGACCGTCCATTTTCCCGGCGGCTTCGGCTACAAGAAGTAA